From the Crateriforma spongiae genome, one window contains:
- a CDS encoding zinc ribbon domain-containing protein: MLKNRIDVGEIPDGEFTLPGAHKAIVTAVVFESVQSQLISRRTRQSQRGERKERGSSGLANLLGVLICGYCQRPMSTSTSHRGSIRYPYYRCRSTAGGRPPCAGVNIGVHELERFVCGVLTDLEDADSPIARELREHWAHVDDRQLQHDLPTIVDRVVYDQQSCEVTIELDDDRLEALRINVSDAAERANLESL, from the coding sequence TTGCTGAAGAATCGCATCGATGTCGGCGAGATTCCAGATGGCGAGTTCACGCTGCCGGGCGCCCATAAGGCTATTGTGACTGCGGTCGTTTTCGAATCGGTGCAGAGTCAGTTGATTAGCCGACGGACTCGGCAGTCCCAACGTGGTGAACGAAAAGAGCGAGGCAGCAGCGGACTGGCGAATCTGTTGGGAGTGTTGATTTGCGGTTACTGCCAGCGTCCGATGAGCACGAGCACTTCTCACCGCGGTTCGATTCGCTATCCGTACTACCGATGTCGATCCACTGCCGGCGGCCGACCACCCTGCGCGGGCGTCAATATTGGCGTCCACGAGTTGGAACGGTTCGTTTGCGGTGTACTGACGGATTTAGAAGATGCCGACTCCCCAATTGCGCGGGAACTTCGCGAGCATTGGGCGCACGTCGATGATCGCCAACTTCAGCATGACTTGCCAACGATCGTTGATCGCGTCGTATACGACCAGCAATCTTGTGAAGTCACCATTGAGCTGGACGACGACCGGCTTGAAGCGCTTCGAATCAACGTCAGCGACGCCGCTGAGCGGGCGAATTTAGAGAGTCTTTAA
- a CDS encoding copper oxidase, protein MSTEDRRKFLKAGTIAAAAGLAGKAVAHEGDADLDLPNDPDAPPPVGKPSAQPDIPAGSNAEAVIDGFSRFKPSRGNDPESDYYLGKKMPGFRPASAGPAPFEAPDLDKLPWKMVNGAKEFHLVPQAVPREFLPGYFIDVYGYNGSMPGPTIEVNQGDRVRIVVTNELPEDTFLHWHGFELPVQYDGAATLTQNPIKPGGTMVYEFDVHEEGTFFYHSHVAMQEAFGQVGWFIVHPKKVFDPPVDRDFGLIFQNFHVDPTQTVSDSWAMDWNWHTINGRSGPLTTPLVCKHGERVRVRLLNFAPMQHHPIHLHGHTYWETGHEGARTPSSAWVPRNVSLVGVAQATNFEFIANNPGDWIFHCHMVHHMMNHMVRQVGPRIRKQSNVDRYLDDTSTRPAVDFTQSGRGWDTPGYPQKMQGMERTMAQMEMLWNRREVKGMRANYPMAVKGLMTVLRVLPDDLYRLVMESDEPVDKGAVFAEIVRRFGDPERYEPAPKMMGMDGSMGM, encoded by the coding sequence ATGAGCACTGAAGACCGACGCAAATTCTTGAAGGCCGGAACCATCGCGGCGGCTGCAGGACTGGCTGGAAAGGCTGTGGCGCACGAGGGCGACGCGGATCTCGACTTGCCCAATGATCCCGATGCTCCGCCGCCCGTCGGAAAGCCGTCGGCCCAACCGGACATTCCCGCCGGTTCCAATGCCGAGGCGGTGATCGACGGTTTCAGTCGCTTCAAACCCTCGCGTGGGAACGATCCAGAATCGGATTATTACCTTGGCAAAAAGATGCCGGGCTTCCGCCCCGCTTCGGCCGGTCCGGCTCCGTTCGAAGCACCGGACTTGGACAAGTTGCCATGGAAAATGGTTAATGGCGCGAAAGAATTTCATCTGGTTCCGCAAGCGGTCCCGCGTGAATTTTTGCCCGGTTATTTTATCGACGTCTATGGTTACAACGGCAGCATGCCGGGGCCGACGATCGAGGTGAACCAAGGCGACCGCGTTCGCATCGTGGTGACCAACGAACTGCCGGAAGACACCTTTTTGCACTGGCACGGTTTTGAACTGCCGGTCCAGTACGACGGAGCCGCAACGCTGACGCAGAACCCGATCAAGCCGGGCGGCACGATGGTGTACGAGTTCGATGTGCACGAAGAAGGCACGTTCTTCTATCACTCTCACGTCGCGATGCAGGAAGCGTTCGGACAAGTCGGCTGGTTCATCGTGCATCCGAAGAAGGTGTTCGATCCGCCGGTCGATCGCGACTTCGGATTGATCTTCCAAAACTTTCACGTCGACCCGACGCAGACGGTTTCTGATTCATGGGCAATGGATTGGAACTGGCACACGATCAACGGCCGCAGCGGACCGCTGACGACTCCGCTGGTTTGCAAGCACGGCGAACGGGTACGGGTCCGGCTGCTGAATTTTGCTCCGATGCAGCATCACCCCATTCACTTACATGGCCACACCTATTGGGAAACGGGACACGAAGGTGCAAGAACCCCCAGCAGTGCATGGGTTCCGCGAAACGTCTCTCTGGTCGGTGTCGCTCAGGCGACGAACTTTGAGTTCATCGCGAACAACCCGGGTGACTGGATCTTCCATTGCCACATGGTCCACCACATGATGAATCACATGGTGCGTCAAGTCGGGCCGCGAATTCGCAAGCAGTCCAACGTCGATCGCTATTTGGACGACACTTCCACGCGACCCGCCGTGGACTTCACGCAGTCGGGACGTGGGTGGGACACGCCGGGCTATCCACAAAAGATGCAGGGCATGGAAAGAACTATGGCACAGATGGAGATGCTGTGGAACCGCCGCGAAGTGAAGGGCATGCGGGCGAACTATCCGATGGCGGTCAAGGGATTGATGACGGTGCTACGAGTCTTGCCGGACGACTTGTATCGGTTGGTGATGGAATCGGACGAGCCAGTCGACAAGGGCGCGGTGTTCGCAGAAATCGTTCGTCGATTCGGCGACCCGGAGCGATACGAGCCAGCACCGAAGATGATGGGCATGGATGGCTCGATGGGGATGTAG
- a CDS encoding metal-sensitive transcriptional regulator — protein MHENDEQRKKLLNRLNRIRGQVDAVSRMIENDSECVEIIMQISAATGALSKVAQLLLREHLEGSLADAAESNSDEEREAIMKELITLFEKYASAK, from the coding sequence ATGCACGAAAACGATGAACAACGCAAGAAGTTGCTGAATCGGCTGAACCGAATTCGCGGTCAAGTCGATGCGGTCTCGCGAATGATCGAGAACGATTCGGAGTGCGTTGAGATCATCATGCAAATCAGCGCCGCGACCGGCGCGTTGTCCAAGGTCGCGCAGCTCCTCTTGCGCGAGCACCTTGAAGGCAGCCTCGCCGACGCCGCAGAATCGAACAGCGACGAAGAACGTGAAGCTATCATGAAAGAGTTGATCACGCTGTTCGAGAAATACGCGTCGGCGAAGTAA
- a CDS encoding TolC family protein has protein sequence MNRRRTRLAALFASAAVTFTVGYLTTGPVNAQDPITNSQMIEADGIDVVNPVPPTSPDDLRPRVGEKFTEPPPVPPTPQSLMDPVYDNASSVLSLETIESMACSRNPTLTQAQAQIQSQLGKAIQAGLVPNPNLIYVGEQVGINGTAGEWQGAIFQQRIVTARKLQLSRAKFLQLTRAAEWRALEQQYQVLNDLRIQFWMTLGHQQLVELHNEILKNAEDAVVTARELYNLGQATRADMHAANIVLQRARLDLLMIRNQLKSNWYELAAIAGTRQSLTPLSGSLEGPVTLIDFDVALDRLVSESPQILAARAKLQADEIKVKRETVEPIPDLVVNYGYGRNFEARDNSHALGLQVEVPLYDWNQGTIRQAESDVVRQRGEIERIEFSLQRQLAKVYQNYLTSLQNVRSYKEVMVPESRRAYEVLLDAYEEDRVEWPRVLAAQVEYYRLRTQYVQHLVSWRSNETLIAGYLLNGGLMPPTGPQPPGHISAVPKPR, from the coding sequence ATGAATCGAAGACGCACTCGCCTCGCCGCGTTGTTCGCATCGGCGGCGGTCACCTTCACGGTCGGCTATCTGACTACCGGTCCGGTAAACGCCCAAGACCCGATCACCAATTCGCAAATGATCGAAGCGGACGGGATTGATGTGGTCAATCCAGTCCCGCCCACCTCGCCCGACGATTTGCGACCGCGAGTCGGCGAAAAGTTCACCGAACCGCCGCCGGTCCCGCCGACGCCACAATCATTGATGGACCCGGTCTATGACAACGCATCGAGTGTGCTCTCTCTCGAGACGATCGAGTCGATGGCGTGCAGTCGGAACCCGACCTTAACGCAGGCCCAAGCTCAAATTCAAAGCCAGCTGGGTAAGGCGATCCAAGCCGGTTTGGTTCCCAACCCCAATTTGATCTACGTCGGCGAACAAGTCGGCATCAACGGAACCGCCGGCGAATGGCAAGGGGCAATCTTCCAACAGCGAATCGTCACCGCTCGCAAGCTGCAACTTAGCCGTGCGAAATTCCTGCAATTGACGCGAGCCGCCGAATGGCGTGCCCTCGAACAACAGTACCAAGTTCTGAACGACTTGCGGATTCAGTTCTGGATGACTCTCGGGCATCAGCAACTGGTCGAGTTACACAACGAGATATTGAAAAACGCCGAAGACGCCGTCGTGACCGCGCGCGAACTTTACAATCTGGGGCAGGCGACCCGTGCCGACATGCACGCGGCGAACATTGTGTTGCAACGTGCCCGGTTGGACTTATTAATGATCCGCAACCAGCTCAAATCAAACTGGTACGAACTGGCCGCGATCGCCGGCACGCGACAGAGTCTGACGCCGTTGTCCGGGTCGCTCGAAGGTCCAGTGACGCTGATTGATTTCGATGTCGCTTTGGATCGACTCGTTTCCGAGAGCCCTCAGATTCTGGCAGCGCGAGCAAAATTGCAGGCCGACGAGATAAAGGTCAAACGCGAAACGGTCGAGCCGATTCCAGACCTCGTCGTCAACTACGGCTACGGCCGCAACTTCGAAGCTCGCGATAACAGTCACGCTCTGGGATTGCAGGTCGAGGTGCCGCTGTACGATTGGAATCAAGGCACGATTCGCCAAGCGGAATCGGACGTGGTTCGCCAGCGGGGCGAGATTGAGCGAATCGAGTTCTCGCTACAGCGTCAACTGGCGAAGGTCTATCAAAACTATTTGACGTCGCTGCAGAACGTTCGCAGCTACAAAGAGGTGATGGTGCCGGAGTCCCGTCGGGCGTATGAGGTTCTACTGGACGCCTACGAAGAGGACCGCGTCGAATGGCCCCGCGTCCTCGCTGCACAAGTGGAGTATTACCGCTTGCGGACGCAGTACGTGCAGCATCTGGTGTCATGGCGAAGCAACGAAACGCTCATCGCCGGCTACCTGCTCAACGGTGGACTGATGCCACCGACCGGACCGCAACCGCCCGGCCACATTTCGGCCGTGCCGAAGCCGAGGTGA
- a CDS encoding efflux RND transporter permease subunit — protein MLNLLIRFCVKEPWLVALLAVGVSVGGWFAYRAVPIDAIPNVGENQVIVLTPWPGRSPKDIEDQVTYPLSVSLLAVPGAESVRGKSMFGYSFVQVTFKDSIDFYWARSRVSEQLGTAASQLPEGVVPQLGPDATGLGQIYYYTLTPPKDGMSLADLRSLQDFVIKYELQAVEGVSEVASIGGYVRQYQIEVDPDKLRYHNVSLDKLAMAIRGSNLDVGAKTVETTGMEFIVRGKGFLGTDGDQTKAIRDIEETVILQRDGVPVRVSDVASVQLGPDFRRGALDYNGTEAVGGVVVMRYGENPRTVIDRVKAKIAAIEPALDGVTINGVYDRTGLIEETMATLTHALRDEIIITACIILLFLLHIRSSFVVAICLPAAVLMSFIAMHFVGVESNIMSLAGIAIAIGTMVDMAIIVSENIYQHLAEWERESEGLEVRSGESVASHSSLAAPHLSLKKRSDVVYEATIEVAPAVVTAVLTTIVSFLPVFFLTGRDYRLFSPLAYTKTFAIAAAMIAAVTIVPALSRLLLRSAGYRKRSAAVAGITLGAILAATSHLLWGDDLAGYFHVSHWIVTVAAGLVGLIAGWQVLRERIRPIEEIPSSRFVRWIYAARLRHALKHKAFALSFPAMLLVLGLGAYFGLPTILQPVEKVARVFGAELNDFPGYVDAKHVFTGLQSDDWIALDEGSWFYMPTLYPAASFSQAMQVLQTQDVLIGEIPEVKDVLGKIGRVESALDPAPAAMVETYIMLKPQSEWREGVTARDVWDEINAVATLPGVTPASALQPIEGRVVMLQSGIKAPMAIRVYGDNLDELSEAAMDVAATLKESPFINAGTVNPDIVLGKPYIEFTVDREAASRYGMSAAMVNQVIETALGGMNLIKTVEGRERYPVRLRYNRDLRERIDQLNRLPVVTHSGAVVPLEELATLETTWGPGAINSENGRLVAHVSFMTNGTAGDLESVTAIEQKLMEAQALPATHPNHLGLPAGYSLESVGSFRNQIEANRRLMWIIPIVILINLLLIYFEFRNLPISMAVFTGIPVAFAGGMVLVAWMEVELNTAVWVGFIALFGLAVDDGVVMATYIHQRLQKRKIRSVQDIRDTVYEAGLKRIRPCMMTTVTTLAALVPVLMATGRGADVARAMAIPVFGGMLAEPFTSFIVPTLYSAYLEMKMRFGLDDDLWDGTEAMPEEETMKAA, from the coding sequence ATGTTGAATTTACTCATCCGCTTTTGCGTCAAAGAACCGTGGCTCGTCGCGTTGCTGGCGGTCGGAGTCAGTGTCGGAGGTTGGTTCGCGTATCGAGCGGTGCCGATTGATGCGATTCCCAACGTCGGTGAAAACCAAGTCATCGTGTTGACACCGTGGCCCGGTCGATCGCCCAAGGACATCGAAGATCAAGTCACCTACCCACTCAGCGTTTCGCTGCTGGCCGTCCCCGGTGCCGAATCGGTTCGTGGCAAAAGCATGTTCGGATACAGCTTTGTCCAAGTCACCTTTAAAGACTCGATCGACTTTTATTGGGCACGCAGCCGCGTGAGCGAACAATTGGGAACCGCCGCGTCTCAGTTGCCCGAAGGCGTCGTTCCGCAACTCGGTCCCGACGCCACCGGGCTTGGTCAGATTTACTACTACACCCTGACGCCGCCCAAAGATGGCATGTCGTTGGCTGATCTTCGCAGCCTGCAAGATTTCGTCATTAAGTACGAATTGCAAGCCGTCGAAGGCGTCAGCGAAGTCGCTTCGATTGGCGGTTACGTTCGTCAGTATCAGATCGAAGTCGATCCCGACAAACTTCGCTATCACAACGTGTCACTGGACAAGTTGGCGATGGCGATCCGTGGTTCCAACCTCGACGTGGGAGCGAAAACGGTCGAAACGACCGGCATGGAATTCATCGTCCGCGGTAAAGGGTTTCTCGGCACCGACGGCGATCAGACCAAAGCCATCCGGGACATCGAAGAAACGGTCATCCTGCAACGCGATGGCGTACCCGTTCGAGTTAGCGACGTCGCCAGCGTGCAGCTCGGTCCGGACTTCCGCCGCGGTGCTCTGGACTACAACGGCACCGAAGCCGTCGGCGGCGTGGTGGTAATGCGGTACGGCGAGAACCCTCGCACGGTGATCGACCGGGTGAAAGCAAAAATTGCGGCAATCGAACCGGCTCTCGACGGCGTGACGATCAACGGTGTGTATGACCGCACCGGATTGATCGAAGAAACAATGGCGACACTGACGCACGCGTTGCGGGACGAAATCATCATCACCGCGTGCATCATCCTGCTATTCCTGTTGCACATCCGCAGCAGCTTCGTCGTCGCGATCTGCTTGCCCGCGGCGGTGTTGATGTCGTTCATCGCGATGCACTTCGTCGGCGTTGAGTCCAACATCATGTCACTGGCCGGCATCGCAATCGCGATCGGGACGATGGTCGATATGGCAATCATCGTCAGCGAGAATATTTATCAGCATCTGGCGGAATGGGAGCGGGAGAGTGAGGGGTTGGAAGTACGGAGTGGGGAGTCGGTTGCTTCTCACTCCTCACTCGCCGCTCCTCACTTGTCACTTAAAAAGCGGAGCGACGTCGTCTATGAAGCGACGATCGAAGTCGCTCCCGCGGTCGTCACCGCCGTGCTGACCACCATCGTCAGCTTCCTGCCCGTGTTTTTCCTGACCGGACGCGACTATCGACTGTTCTCGCCACTTGCCTACACCAAGACGTTCGCGATCGCCGCCGCCATGATTGCAGCGGTGACAATCGTGCCGGCGCTTAGTCGACTTCTGCTGCGAAGTGCCGGCTATCGCAAACGCAGCGCGGCGGTTGCTGGGATCACGCTGGGAGCAATTCTCGCCGCCACGTCGCATCTCCTTTGGGGCGATGACCTTGCCGGCTACTTTCACGTTTCGCACTGGATCGTTACGGTCGCGGCCGGCTTGGTCGGGTTGATCGCCGGTTGGCAGGTGTTGCGTGAACGGATTCGGCCGATCGAAGAAATCCCGTCCAGTCGTTTTGTTCGCTGGATCTACGCCGCTCGACTTCGTCACGCCCTTAAGCACAAAGCGTTTGCACTGTCGTTCCCAGCCATGCTGTTGGTGCTTGGGCTGGGAGCCTACTTCGGACTGCCCACCATCCTGCAGCCCGTCGAAAAAGTCGCCCGCGTATTCGGCGCGGAACTGAATGACTTTCCCGGCTACGTCGATGCCAAGCACGTCTTCACCGGTTTGCAGAGCGACGACTGGATCGCGTTGGACGAAGGAAGTTGGTTCTACATGCCGACGCTGTATCCGGCAGCCAGCTTTTCGCAGGCCATGCAGGTGCTGCAGACGCAGGACGTTCTGATCGGCGAGATCCCCGAAGTCAAAGACGTGCTGGGAAAAATCGGTCGTGTTGAATCGGCGCTTGATCCGGCACCGGCCGCCATGGTCGAAACCTACATCATGTTGAAGCCGCAGAGCGAGTGGCGTGAAGGCGTCACTGCCCGTGATGTTTGGGACGAGATCAACGCCGTGGCGACGTTGCCCGGCGTCACCCCTGCGTCGGCTTTGCAACCGATCGAAGGTCGAGTTGTGATGTTGCAATCGGGCATCAAAGCACCGATGGCGATCCGGGTTTACGGCGACAACTTGGACGAGCTTTCCGAAGCCGCGATGGACGTCGCCGCGACGCTGAAAGAGTCACCGTTCATCAATGCCGGCACGGTCAACCCGGACATCGTGCTGGGCAAGCCATACATCGAGTTCACGGTCGATCGTGAAGCGGCATCGCGATACGGCATGAGCGCCGCGATGGTCAATCAAGTGATCGAAACCGCTTTGGGCGGGATGAATTTGATTAAGACCGTCGAAGGCCGCGAGCGTTATCCGGTGCGACTGCGATACAACCGCGACCTTCGCGAACGCATCGACCAACTCAATCGCTTGCCCGTGGTCACTCATTCCGGCGCGGTCGTTCCATTGGAAGAACTCGCGACTTTGGAAACCACGTGGGGACCTGGAGCGATCAACAGCGAAAACGGACGTTTGGTGGCTCATGTGTCGTTTATGACCAACGGTACCGCTGGCGATTTGGAATCGGTCACGGCGATCGAGCAAAAGTTGATGGAAGCTCAAGCGTTGCCGGCTACGCATCCAAATCACCTTGGTCTGCCCGCCGGTTACTCGCTCGAATCGGTCGGCAGCTTTCGTAATCAGATCGAAGCCAACCGTCGTTTGATGTGGATCATCCCCATCGTGATCCTGATCAACCTGTTGTTGATCTATTTCGAGTTTCGCAACCTGCCGATCTCGATGGCGGTCTTTACCGGCATCCCGGTCGCGTTTGCCGGCGGAATGGTGTTGGTCGCGTGGATGGAAGTTGAACTGAACACTGCCGTATGGGTCGGCTTCATCGCCCTGTTCGGTCTAGCGGTCGATGACGGCGTGGTGATGGCGACGTACATCCATCAGCGATTGCAAAAACGCAAGATCCGCAGTGTCCAAGATATCCGCGACACCGTTTACGAAGCCGGTCTGAAACGAATCCGACCGTGCATGATGACCACCGTGACAACATTGGCTGCGTTGGTGCCGGTGTTGATGGCAACTGGCCGCGGAGCCGACGTGGCGCGGGCGATGGCGATTCCCGTGTTCGGTGGCATGCTCGCCGAGCCGTTCACGTCCTTCATTGTCCCAACCCTCTATTCGGCCTACCTCGAAATGAAAATGCGGTTCGGGCTTGACGACGACTTGTGGGACGGAACCGAAGCGATGCCAGAGGAGGAAACGATGAAAGCAGCTTGA
- a CDS encoding efflux RND transporter periplasmic adaptor subunit gives MPASKTSRYAALKQKLGGFAYLLNLAINAAVVVTVAAIILFMIGYAQRSEWITADGFGGGEATTVDAAGGEDVRYICPMMCTPPSTQPGRCPVCAMELVPATGGGDGDGISVTIESAARRLIGIQTATSKLGQVDRTIRTIGSIDYDESRLSTISAYIDGRIEELFADYVGVKVSEGDDLALIYSPTLYSAQTEFVATLESKSVGRFSINNSDMRAMAREKLSELGMTDQQIDQLARDRKPRSRIRIKSPQTGTVLEKAAVEGDYVKTGQKIYRIADLTSVWLMLDLFPDDAALVRFGQQVEAEVSSMPGEVFTGRVAFIDPTVNPTTRTVRVRVEVMNFDGKLRPGDYATARIAVPAVPTETVYDPALANKYISPMHPQVIRDQPGECPLCGMDLVPTSDLGYASQPVPSQRVVTVSRDAVLLTGDRAVLYVETEPGRFEIRRVTVSTLTDEEAVIAEGLAAGETVATQGNFLIDSQMQLAGNPSLMDPSKAPSYSPGPLELPPSNPVMLAGDAATQFDRAYGAYFEIQSAMANDSAPSAIAVNTFVDATRRLETDASVPDFAQLNFASARRAAVRMSQSLEVARHSFRSVSHALLKAATSARGPETAESLVHMYCPMVPGGGGDWMQPGGELQNPYWGSEMLTCGEVVRDMAVETNTPSIARAEQ, from the coding sequence ATGCCTGCATCAAAAACATCGCGTTACGCCGCGCTAAAGCAAAAGCTCGGTGGTTTCGCTTACCTATTGAACCTTGCCATCAACGCAGCCGTCGTGGTGACCGTTGCGGCGATCATTCTGTTCATGATCGGCTACGCACAGCGAAGCGAGTGGATCACGGCGGACGGTTTCGGCGGTGGTGAAGCAACGACCGTGGATGCCGCTGGCGGCGAAGACGTTCGCTACATCTGCCCCATGATGTGTACGCCACCATCAACCCAGCCCGGACGTTGCCCGGTGTGTGCGATGGAGTTGGTTCCGGCCACCGGCGGCGGTGATGGCGACGGGATTTCGGTCACGATCGAGTCGGCTGCTCGGCGGCTGATCGGGATCCAAACGGCAACCAGCAAGCTGGGGCAGGTCGATCGAACGATTCGCACGATCGGTTCGATTGATTACGACGAGAGCCGGCTGTCGACCATCAGTGCTTACATCGACGGTCGAATCGAAGAACTCTTTGCGGACTACGTCGGAGTGAAGGTCAGTGAAGGCGACGATCTTGCGTTGATTTACAGTCCGACCCTCTATTCAGCTCAAACGGAGTTCGTCGCGACGCTGGAAAGTAAATCGGTCGGACGATTTAGCATCAACAACTCGGACATGCGAGCGATGGCCCGCGAAAAACTGAGCGAGTTGGGCATGACGGACCAGCAGATCGACCAGCTTGCTCGTGACCGAAAGCCGCGTTCACGAATTCGCATCAAGTCGCCACAGACTGGAACCGTGTTGGAGAAGGCGGCCGTCGAAGGTGACTACGTGAAGACCGGTCAGAAGATTTACCGCATCGCTGACCTGACCAGCGTGTGGTTGATGTTGGACTTGTTTCCTGACGACGCGGCCTTGGTGCGGTTCGGACAGCAAGTCGAAGCCGAAGTGTCGTCGATGCCGGGTGAGGTGTTTACCGGCCGAGTGGCGTTCATTGATCCGACAGTCAACCCAACGACGAGGACGGTTCGAGTTCGCGTCGAGGTGATGAACTTTGACGGCAAACTGCGGCCGGGCGACTACGCGACGGCGCGGATCGCGGTTCCTGCGGTACCCACAGAAACAGTCTACGATCCGGCATTGGCGAACAAGTACATCAGTCCGATGCACCCGCAGGTCATTCGCGACCAGCCGGGCGAGTGTCCGCTGTGCGGCATGGATTTGGTGCCGACGTCGGACCTCGGTTACGCGAGCCAGCCGGTACCGTCGCAGCGTGTCGTGACAGTTTCGCGTGATGCGGTGCTGCTGACCGGTGATCGAGCGGTGTTGTACGTCGAGACTGAACCGGGCCGATTCGAGATTCGCCGCGTGACGGTCAGCACGCTGACGGACGAGGAAGCTGTGATTGCCGAGGGACTCGCCGCTGGCGAAACCGTCGCGACACAAGGCAACTTCTTGATCGACTCGCAGATGCAATTGGCGGGCAACCCTTCGTTGATGGATCCCAGCAAGGCACCAAGCTATTCGCCGGGGCCGCTTGAATTACCGCCATCGAATCCCGTGATGTTGGCTGGCGATGCCGCGACGCAGTTTGACCGAGCTTATGGAGCCTACTTTGAAATTCAGTCAGCGATGGCAAACGACTCCGCCCCATCGGCGATCGCGGTCAACACGTTTGTCGACGCGACTCGTCGATTGGAGACGGACGCGAGTGTTCCGGACTTCGCCCAACTGAATTTCGCATCGGCCCGGCGTGCCGCGGTTCGGATGAGCCAATCGTTGGAAGTGGCGAGACATTCATTTCGTAGCGTCAGCCATGCGCTGTTGAAAGCCGCGACGTCGGCTCGCGGACCCGAAACGGCCGAGTCGTTGGTTCACATGTATTGCCCGATGGTTCCCGGTGGCGGCGGCGATTGGATGCAACCCGGCGGTGAATTGCAAAACCCGTACTGGGGCAGCGAAATGCTGACCTGCGGGGAAGTCGTCCGCGACATGGCGGTCGAGACCAATACACCTTCCATCGCAAGAGCGGAACAGTAA